Proteins co-encoded in one uncultured Draconibacterium sp. genomic window:
- a CDS encoding amidohydrolase family protein: MKNLFLIVAATLASCAIAFGQSAEKVTRKPVIDMHVHVSKVRPGSGPLCPWFLSDMPGADPQEEFGFGQVMGTDCLDPLPAAATDEEMKNEITGRIKEMNMTMVCFGDPGVIRSWMAEVPEGRIIPGISPGQLTVEQFRDSLESGFYKYMAEVAPQYQGMSPSDMSLDPYFAVAEELGIPAGIHMGTGGNGMTNINNPKYRASLGDPFLLEDLLARHPKLKVCVQHAGYPMIDNMLALMGANAYVFVDISGMIWSYPLDDVHEYIKRLVRAGFGKRIMYGTDFMTWPRMIETSMGVIEHAQYLSEDQKRDILFNNAARFFRMDKDDFDWPEKL; encoded by the coding sequence ATGAAAAACCTATTTTTAATAGTTGCAGCCACGCTTGCTTCGTGTGCAATAGCATTTGGTCAAAGTGCTGAAAAAGTAACCCGCAAGCCTGTAATCGATATGCATGTTCATGTTTCAAAAGTAAGACCCGGTTCCGGTCCTTTGTGTCCCTGGTTTTTAAGCGATATGCCTGGTGCCGATCCGCAGGAAGAATTTGGTTTCGGACAAGTTATGGGGACCGATTGTTTGGATCCGCTTCCGGCAGCTGCCACCGACGAAGAAATGAAGAATGAGATTACCGGCCGGATAAAAGAAATGAACATGACTATGGTTTGTTTTGGCGATCCTGGAGTTATCCGTAGCTGGATGGCCGAAGTACCCGAAGGTAGGATCATTCCAGGCATAAGTCCGGGACAATTGACCGTTGAGCAATTCCGCGATTCATTGGAAAGTGGTTTTTACAAATATATGGCAGAGGTAGCACCTCAGTACCAGGGAATGTCGCCAAGCGATATGTCGCTCGATCCGTATTTTGCCGTAGCCGAAGAGTTGGGTATTCCTGCCGGAATTCATATGGGAACAGGCGGTAACGGAATGACAAATATTAATAACCCGAAATATCGTGCATCGCTTGGTGATCCTTTTCTTTTGGAAGATCTACTGGCACGTCATCCTAAACTAAAGGTTTGTGTTCAGCACGCCGGTTACCCAATGATAGACAACATGCTTGCTTTAATGGGAGCCAATGCGTATGTATTTGTTGATATTTCAGGAATGATATGGAGTTATCCGCTCGATGATGTTCATGAATATATAAAAAGACTGGTACGCGCCGGTTTTGGAAAACGTATTATGTACGGAACCGATTTTATGACCTGGCCACGCATGATTGAAACTTCGATGGGAGTAATTGAACATGCACAATATTTATCGGAAGATCAGAAAAGAGATATTCTCTTTAATAATGCAGCCCGCTTTTTCAGAATGGATAAAGACGATTTTGATTGGCCTGAAAAATTATAA
- a CDS encoding alpha/beta hydrolase-fold protein gives MKKKLFLALFCFFVVLGSNAQELANFMGRAPVISPEFGEKAVTFRIVAPDAKLVRLYGSWMEARNSSVNMMKDTAGVWSVSIPTPSPELYTYNFIVDGLVVNDARNVFMQRDGTRYLSVLLVPGELTENYLEANEHGNLSKVWYNSPTLGINRRMFVYTPYGYETSGEDYPVLYLLHGGGGDEDAWSTMGRARQILDNLIEKGLAKPMICVMPNGNPGQQAAKTQLLEEKPFDRRDPENADLYVKSIVNDIIPFIEGHYQVIAKPEARAVSGLSMGGGHTLAVTRLFPGTFDYICPLSIGVRGDSADIDKQFQAVKKGGYKLYWFACGESDFLWEMAKEMDAALTRNGLEHTFYVTDGGHTWANWRKYLNTFAPLLFR, from the coding sequence ATGAAGAAAAAACTTTTCCTTGCACTATTTTGCTTTTTCGTAGTTCTGGGTTCCAATGCTCAGGAATTAGCAAATTTCATGGGACGTGCGCCCGTAATTTCTCCTGAGTTTGGCGAAAAGGCTGTTACTTTTCGAATTGTAGCACCCGATGCCAAATTGGTACGCTTATATGGCTCGTGGATGGAAGCCCGAAATTCATCTGTTAACATGATGAAAGATACTGCCGGTGTGTGGTCGGTGAGTATTCCAACTCCATCGCCGGAGCTGTACACCTACAATTTTATTGTTGACGGTTTGGTGGTTAACGATGCCCGAAACGTTTTTATGCAGCGCGATGGAACCCGTTACCTGAGCGTGTTATTGGTTCCGGGAGAGCTGACTGAAAATTATCTTGAGGCTAATGAACACGGAAATCTTTCAAAAGTTTGGTACAATTCGCCGACACTTGGAATTAACCGCCGCATGTTTGTTTACACGCCATACGGTTACGAAACCAGCGGCGAAGATTATCCGGTTTTATATTTGCTGCACGGTGGTGGTGGCGACGAAGATGCCTGGAGTACCATGGGGCGCGCCCGTCAGATTCTGGATAACCTGATTGAAAAAGGACTGGCAAAACCAATGATTTGTGTAATGCCCAATGGTAATCCGGGGCAACAGGCTGCAAAAACACAACTTCTGGAAGAAAAACCATTTGACAGAAGAGATCCCGAAAATGCTGACCTGTATGTTAAAAGTATTGTAAATGATATCATTCCTTTTATTGAGGGCCATTACCAGGTAATTGCAAAACCTGAAGCCCGCGCGGTCTCCGGGTTGTCTATGGGAGGTGGGCATACGTTGGCGGTTACCCGCTTATTCCCGGGTACCTTCGATTACATTTGCCCCTTAAGTATTGGAGTGCGTGGAGATTCAGCTGATATTGACAAACAATTTCAGGCAGTAAAAAAAGGCGGTTATAAATTATACTGGTTTGCTTGTGGCGAAAGCGATTTCCTTTGGGAAATGGCTAAAGAAATGGATGCTGCCTTAACCCGAAATGGACTGGAGCATACTTTTTATGTTACCGATGGTGGCCATACATGGGCAAACTGGAGAAAATACCTGAATACTTTTGCTCCACTGTTATTCCGATAA
- a CDS encoding RagB/SusD family nutrient uptake outer membrane protein, with amino-acid sequence MEKRCKVHLAESTINPHKEVYDAYVEAGDDVRLAATILGPDELALMGAAYQTPAGFVPYGSDGYLDMKYLGYLSEGGGADAWTQFSNVGTNVRMIRYADVLLMAAEANNRKSGADDVKARTYVNMVRDRVSLDPVTTGGATLFEDIKTERKLELSFETVRYMDLQRWGDAYDALKDQGKKVPNGSGGYYEPQGAGYEQGKNELLPIPEYEMTVNTALEGAQNPGY; translated from the coding sequence TTGGAAAAGCGATGTAAAGTTCACCTCGCAGAGAGCACTATCAATCCTCATAAAGAAGTCTACGATGCATATGTAGAAGCAGGAGACGATGTTCGATTGGCAGCAACAATACTTGGTCCCGATGAATTGGCACTAATGGGGGCTGCATATCAAACACCGGCCGGTTTTGTTCCTTATGGTTCTGATGGATACCTTGATATGAAATATCTTGGTTACCTGTCCGAAGGCGGTGGTGCCGATGCATGGACACAATTTTCAAACGTAGGAACCAATGTAAGAATGATTCGTTATGCTGACGTACTGTTAATGGCTGCTGAAGCCAATAACCGCAAAAGTGGTGCTGACGATGTAAAGGCCAGAACTTATGTAAATATGGTAAGAGATCGAGTGAGTCTTGATCCGGTAACCACAGGTGGCGCAACTCTGTTTGAGGATATTAAAACCGAAAGAAAGCTTGAATTGTCGTTTGAAACGGTAAGATATATGGATCTTCAACGTTGGGGCGATGCCTATGATGCACTAAAAGACCAAGGGAAAAAAGTTCCTAACGGTTCAGGTGGATATTACGAACCACAAGGAGCTGGCTACGAACAGGGTAAAAATGAATTATTACCAATCCCTGAATACGAAATGACGGTTAATACAGCTTTGGAAGGAGCTCAAAATCCAGGATATTAG
- a CDS encoding alpha/beta hydrolase-fold protein translates to MKKRFFLLIITFLALGVSSFAQWPETGKVEFKTMPSKILNENREYAIFLPAGYERNTDKSYPILYLLHGGGGSHKDWPARGHVADVANQLIASNEVVEMIIVCPEAGKTFMNYFNNPDWRYQDYFFEEMIPYIESNYRVIANKKHRAIAGLSMGGGGTVVYAASHPELFGAAYEMSGYLYAMDLPFIDSDDPVMQKVQRLIDDNNCVNIIKNADAPKVAALKTVNWFVDCGDDDFTFDLNMEFVAAMREKQIPYQLRVRDGGHTWEYWHSALYIALPFISNCFRDN, encoded by the coding sequence ATGAAGAAAAGATTTTTCCTGCTCATTATTACATTCTTAGCTTTAGGAGTATCATCATTTGCGCAGTGGCCCGAAACAGGTAAAGTGGAATTTAAAACCATGCCCTCGAAAATTCTTAATGAAAACCGCGAATACGCTATCTTTTTACCGGCCGGTTACGAACGAAATACCGACAAATCGTATCCTATTTTGTACTTGCTTCATGGTGGAGGCGGGAGTCATAAAGACTGGCCAGCGCGCGGACATGTTGCCGATGTTGCCAATCAATTGATTGCATCGAACGAAGTGGTGGAAATGATTATTGTTTGCCCGGAAGCAGGAAAGACCTTTATGAATTATTTCAACAACCCGGATTGGCGTTATCAGGATTATTTTTTTGAAGAAATGATTCCTTACATCGAATCGAATTACCGGGTTATTGCCAATAAAAAACATCGAGCCATTGCCGGGTTGTCGATGGGCGGTGGCGGAACTGTTGTTTATGCTGCTAGTCATCCCGAGTTATTCGGTGCAGCCTACGAAATGAGTGGCTATTTATACGCAATGGATTTGCCTTTTATCGACTCGGATGATCCGGTGATGCAAAAAGTGCAAAGGCTGATTGATGATAATAATTGTGTGAATATCATAAAAAATGCAGATGCCCCAAAAGTTGCAGCTTTAAAAACAGTTAATTGGTTTGTAGACTGTGGTGATGATGATTTTACTTTCGATTTGAATATGGAATTTGTAGCTGCCATGCGCGAGAAACAGATTCCTTACCAGTTGCGTGTTCGCGATGGCGGACATACCTGGGAATACTGGCATTCGGCGTTGTACATTGCTCTGCCTTTTATAAGCAACTGTTTTCGCGATAATTAG